A part of Neodiprion pinetum isolate iyNeoPine1 chromosome 4, iyNeoPine1.2, whole genome shotgun sequence genomic DNA contains:
- the LOC124216223 gene encoding uncharacterized protein, with product MSRTPCDKEGGESGSNNGSRKIRTRRSSRRRRKNTVKDRAKLLTVEGKAEITCCSNCGFESKRAFNVVRHYQRIHDPAKRKIECCGRTILTKGDYYQHCADNHPESRKSSIVSRKKYKITKRDRRHEEGQPALGGRKKGERGKRGVKKREEIDSENFLKPKEENCVTIFIEGDPSSPVHAKNLAEFLDNIDFESFKLP from the exons ATGAGCCGTACTCCGTGCGATAAGGAGGGAGGCGAGAG CGGCAGCAATAACGGCAGCAGGAAAATAAGAACGCGAAGAAgcagcagaagaagaagaaaaaacacggTTAAAGATCGTGCGAAACTGTTGACGGTGGAAGGAAAGGCGGAAATCACATGCTGCTCGAATTGCGGCTTCGAGAGCAAACGAGCCTTCAACGTCGTCAGGCATTATCAACGAATCCACGATCCTGctaagagaaaaattgagtgctgcg GTCGCACAATTCTGACGAAGGGCGACTACTATCAACACTGCGCTGACAATCATCCGGAATCGCGAAAATCTTCGATTGTgtcgaggaaaaaatacaagatAACGAAAAGAGATCGTCGACACGAGGAAGGACAGCCGGCCCTGGGGGGCAGGAAGAAAGGAGAGAGGGGAAAGAGAGGAGTAAAAAAGAGGGAGGAAAttgattcggaaaattttctcaaacctAAGGAGGAAAATTGTGTAACGATATTCATCGAGGGTGATCCTTCGTCTCCTGTACACGCAAAAAACCTTGCAGAATTTCTCGACAACATCGATTTCGAAAGTTTCAAGCTGCCCTGA